The sequence TAAATCTGGCCAATGTCTATTAAACAGGGAAATCCAAGTTTTTGTGTGCATCATTGAATTAGAATACGGCTTAAGTTCTGCTCTTGgaaaactttggaaaaaaaatctgtagcaAACAAGTAGTAGAACGTGATTGCAAACTTCCTTCACTTCTATCTTTAATACCTATGCAGAGTAGTGGGAAACATGCACAGAACAACATTGCAACCAATTCAGGAGAGTTCCAGAAATCGGGGACCAAGAGGTACCAAAGTTACAAACTGtcttttgaatttaaaataattattttggaaaGGTTAATTTTGAATTCAAGAACTCAATCTGACAGCACTGCTGTCCTGTCCTCTCTGAACGTTTTCCCTCAGAATGCGTCAGGAGCATCTGTGTTTGTGGGAGGGCCCttgggctgttcccagccccagcacggctgccaggccaggcctgAGCACTAAGGTGGGGCAGAGTgtgcttggctgctgctgctgtgttcagcacacggggcagggctgcagtgagTGCTCAGTGTGGTCAGTCCAGCagctttgcagggctgcagtgagtGCTCAGTGTGGTCAGTCCAGCagctttgcagggctgcagtgagtGCTCAGTGTGGTCAGTCCAGCagctttgcagggctgcagtgagtGCTCAGTGTGGTCAGTCCAGCagctttgcagggctgcagtgagtGCTCAGTGTGGTCAGTCCAGCAGCTTTGCCAGGCAGAGCCGTCCTGTGGCTGCCCCGGGGCGCTCCTGCGCATGCTGAGGGAAAGGACAGGGAGCCTTTCCCTTCAGAGCTGAGCATCCTTTGCctgtctctgctgcttctgctgcctttcctccctAGCCCAGAATGTGATCCTAGCTCCACAGTCAAACTGCCACACAGTCAACCTGCTGTCTCCCCTtctgcagctgggctctgctaCTGAGTGAATGGATTATTTCCAGAGATCCATCAGTATCTGGGAGCACATATCATTTCGATGTGCAGGAAGCTGAGTTGAAATAACCCTGACACCTAGGTGGTTGCCTATACTCCTAAGTTCAGTTTTAATACAGCCTCCGCCTTTGCAACCTTTCAGAACTAGTGTGTCAAGCAGTAGATCTCTCTTGGTTTTAATGTCTTGTGTATTTGCTATTTCCTTATTCGTCCCTCTCCTCTGGCTTTCATTTCCAATTTAGTGTAAACAATGACAGCCCAGTACCTCACCTCTGttgaaagtaaatttttttatgAGTTAGGGAGCTAAGAAATTTTATGTTTAAGTGTTCTTAGACAGATTCTTTGGCAGGTAAATAAAGTTAAACCACATTCACCTTATTTACGGAAACTTGCATTTCCTAAGTGTTTTCAGGCTTGTGAGAGCACTATTACCAAATTTTCACATCTTTGTGTCTTCATTTGCAGAAAGTTGGTACTGATTTTGTTTCATTCACGCTCACTCAGATTCATAATAAAATAATGCCAAATTATCTGTCAAACTGAAGTGTGTAACTTCTGCATCACCCTAGTCACTGTACCTTTGATCATGTCTGTTGGCATGGAAACTTACCATCCtctaaattttatttgaaacaaaattgtAGCACTAGTTTGCCGCCCTCGTTGCTACTCAATAGTTACTCTGTGGTTGTAAAGCCTCTCAGGTCAAAGACTGCGCCgtctgcctggctgtgcccggATGCCGCAGAAGGGACGGAAGGGCTGCGGTGCCCGCGGGAGCTGCGGCTGAGCCGCGCCAGCCGctcccttccagctgcagagctcacacGAAGACAGATCTCGCTATCAGTTCTCTTGGTGTGTTCTTCATAGTCCAATTGCTAAACTGAGACGTGTAAACAAAGTGCTGGCGCGTGTCTGGGGCAGCCTCTGAACAAAGGGATCCGGCACCTGTGTGGCTGAAGGCTGAGGAGGAGAAATCCAAGTGCGAAGTCCTAGGATAACTCAGGAAATCAAGCTCTTGTTCTCTCTGGTTCCCTAAGCCATGCTGAATTTTAAACGTGCGGTTGAACATCCACAATGAAAGCAGCGCACTGGTGAAACTACACCCAGGAGTACTGGTATAGGCTTTCTGCAAGTCCATTCTGCTACCCTAATAAAAATTGCTCTCAAAGGCTTTGTGGcatggttttattttcacagaagtCTGGGAATTAACTGGGATTGTAGTAGTGTTTTAATTTCAACTTGGGTTGTCTTTAAAGCTTTCACAGAACTACTGAGAAATTTCCTTATCTCCCTATATTTTATGTGATTGAAAGGTTCCCTATTGAATAGTCTTTTAGTAGTTCATTATTCATTTCACTAATTAAACGTAAATTTGGGGTTTAATgctcttcatttaaaaataacaaatttacaaaatctgtttttcacagTATGGTGCTTGGGTAAAAGCTGCCCCCAGGTCTTCAGTGCTCAGCTGCGAGGAAATGCATGCAGAATTCCACAGGTGTGTAACGTCCTGATGGGTGCGATCAGAGCCAGTCCAGCGCTTAGAACGTGAGGCAGTTTATAACAGTTTATAATAAGGTTTAAAAGTATCCATGAGGACGCGGTGACAATTCCATACCCGACGGAGCTCAGCGCTCCGGCAGCGGCTGCAGTGCGGCCCGGAGGGCGCGGGGTGGCGCTGGCAGGGGCGGGCGCTCCGGGGCCGGGGCATCCCCAGGGTAACACCTGCCCCGCTCTCACCCGGCCCCGCCTCCGACATCTAAGGCATTTCTATAATATAGGAAATAATcggggaaaatattttctacagCATCCTTGATGTTTTTTCTACTTGGACAGAAACTTCGTGACGTGTTACAGGAAAGCTCAGACAGTTCCCACTAATGATAGAAAGGAAGGCCCTTCCAGCGGTGTGGGAGCAGACAGGTGAGTGGGTTTAGTTCACTCACCAGACTTAATTAAACCCGAAAGCCTCCTGAAGCTTTGCCATAGAAAAGATCtgagtttatttttcatttaaaagaataatggtgaaactgatatttttttatattaaaaaatacagttaaCAAAACCAGTTACGTTAAATAGATCACTCTTGTGCAGAGAATTTTTCCCCATGTGAAAGTCCTTACAGGAATGACAGGGCTGCAGTTAAGAACATACCAGCACTACTGGGACTTGCTGGAGTTCGAATGCTCTGGTGACAGGAACAAAAGGGACAAACACAGGGACCTTCTGACTCACAGCCATGGTcatggctggcacagctcaTGGCTGTCCTGAGGGGCAGTGGGTGGTGCAGGACcagttgctgctgctctgacacaCAGCAGTTACTGAAATAGCAGATGGGTCAACAGTTGCTGCTCCTGCAAAGTTATCCAAAAAATAAGAAGCCTCTCCTAAAGGGCTGCAGCTGATGTTACTTTCCTAGGGGGGGTTTAACACCAAGAGGCAACGTAAACAGGCAGACACAATTCCTGTGGCTAAGGTGGCTGCAGACCCCACAGGGCCATGTGTGACCCGAGTGCTCCGAGCAGAGGAAGGTTCTGGGGGTgacgtgtccctgcagccctctcCATCGGTGAGCAGGTACGagtggaggggcaggcactgcctgctctCAGAGAGCCAAATGCTGAAGGTGGCCAGGCCTCCTGTGGGCGACCTGCACTGAGTGGGTGCTCCAAAGCAGCACCCACTCCCCAGCAGGGTTCTTGTTTTGCCGTCAGGTCTGAAAGGAGAAATGATCAGACCCCTcagggggctgtgctgcagtgtcTCACAGCCAAGTCTGTCCCCATGCTGCTCCtttgctggcaggagctgagccctgggagcctgtgctgcactggggcacTGTGGAGGGGGTGTCACAGAAGGAGTTTGGCACGTTTTGAGCAGATGTTGTGGCCTTAAAACTGGCACCTGGGACTCTGGGGtactgcctggagctgctcacaggGTGGTGGTGAGCTGTTCACAGGGACTGTGAACTCCCTCCTGTCACAGGGACTGTGACACTGATAACAGTGATCTGGCTTCTCTGGACATTATCAATTGCATGTCTTcagaggatggatggatggatgtctGCTCATTTATTTAAAGATCTTTGAATGAACACAGTTGAATGTTCCTGCTTTTGTaatggctctgcagctctggcttaATTAATGTCTGGAGTTCATGGAGGCGTTCCCAGGACTGTGAGAAATCATCTGGTCCTTCCCCACAGCCGCCCacaggggggacactggggtagCCAGGGTGCACCATCAGCTCGATGGTGACGGTGCCGCTGCGCGGTGCCCTGGCCGGGAGCTGCAGCACGGCGCTGTCGATGGCACTCTGGATGCTGCTGACAGACATGTTCCTGCCCATGGTGCTCAGGCCTATGTAAATGTCTGCccacctgcagccagaggagggAACACTGCTGTTAGTGCTAGAGGCAGGGAGAGAATTATGTCCAGTGGATTAGGAATCAAAATTTACTGAAAATTTAAGATATAAAATTGGgagaagtttaaaaaatcttttaactATAAACAAAAGTAAAACCAGATAAACAAAAGTAAAACCAGAACTTTTCCTGATTGAAACCAGGATCCTATTTCAAGCAGCAgttctgcagggacagcaaggcccagcacagccccagcactgtgTTTGGCATCTGTGAGCTTACAGGTGCATTTTATTGTCCCAAAAACAAAGAGCAACGCTAAACTGAGAAATGCCACActatcaaaataaattaatcctGAATAATAACCCTCAGCTAAGTAGAAACAAAAGTGACTGAAATAAAATGGCAACCACCCAGCTAAAGAAACCTTCTGGCAGAATATATCAAAGAGCCATAATAACTGGACGAGTCCAAGAGAGCTGAGCCACTGCATGTGAGGGCAGAATGaaaatcttttcagaagaaatcaaGGCTAGAGTCTTTACCTGAATGATCACAgaagagcccagctcagctgttcTTGAGAATGGAGAAATACCAGCAGAAATATCTGCTGGTGTTCAGAACCACtgatacaaaaaataaaatcccagaaGATAATGTTTCCAGTGGACTGAGGAAGTAATGACATCTGGCCCAAAGGACAGGTGACTGCAAGGGTCTCTAGTGAAAGACCTTTAACCCATAAAAAACTGTCTAAGCTTTTAAGAGAAGGATTTTATTGGGGGAAGGGCTGAGCTTTCAGGGTTTGGCCTGAGATGCAGGACACTGACAAGGCTGTTTGCTCACAGCAGTGATCACCTGCTGTGGTACTGCCAGCTCTCGGAGCTCACTGCTTCCCCTTAACAAATACCTGCTTCTACTTAGTCTCATCCCTGCTACTTAAAACCCTTTCTCTACTATGACAGGAAGATGAAAATTTAGTTCTTAAACGCTTTCCTTAGATaatacttctaaaattccaGCATTGATGCAGCATTTCTCCTGCCATTCCAGATGCCAGGCTGAGGAAGCTTCACTAGAAAGGCTGAGAAGCATACCctgaaaagaacatttcttttcAAGTGGAAAGTGACTCACCTCTGTTCAAACAAAACTTCCTAAGCCCTTGTGCCTCTGGCACTTCTGTGCTCCTCCTGAACCTTTCTCTAAGTccaaagaggaaagagaaagatgGTGTTCCATTTTTGAAAGATGCTATCAGGAACTGATACAATCTTAATGTTTTACTACAAAAAAAGGATTAGTAATACCTGTCTTACCTTATTCCATGCTTTGCAAACACATCCACTGTGTTAAAGGAATCTTCTTCTACTCCCAGGTAAAAGTCCATCAGGGATGGTGGAATCCAGTCACAGTTATGAAGGCCTGGCTCTATGGGGACACGTGTGTACTTAATCCCATATTCCTCTAACACCTCTGCAAACACATTCCTGACCTCTGTAAGCAAAACCAGAGATGCAGTCAGGAGTTGGATAAACAGCTTCTCGTGTCCCCTGCAAGCTCTTAGCACAGaggcttctttcctttctgtgtttaagaaaataaaattccatttgGTTTATCTTCTGCTGAAATCCATCTGTATGGGAGTCACCTTCTATACTGGAAACATTTTGCCCTGAACTTCTCCTGTAGGtgcctttcttcctttcagcaCTGAGCCTTTAGTCCAGCCCCCCTTCTAAGTGAGCAACTCTGGTCTTAGAGTGCACCAGAGGTGGCTGCACTGTCAGGAACAAATTCTTCATCAAGTCCTTGTACAGCCAGAGCAATGTTATCTGGAGGCAGTCAGTACTGCAGTGGGAAAACCTGGATTCTTTCCTCACTCCATTTTCCATCTCTGTACCACAATGactttgcaaaacaaaagatCATTGCTCATCTCTAAAGCTGAGACCTGCAGGCAGGGACTGGGGTGGGAACACAATGGACAGGATGGAGTTCTGTAGTATCTTAAAGAGCCAGCAGCTATTGCAAGCTCCACCATTCCAGTTTAAACTGGCCAgtctgctgctggctttggTCTGCCTCCTTCGGTGGGGGTGAGTACATGGAATTAGGATGCTGAGAAGAATTACTGCTCCCTGGAGGAAGAGGTGTAACCTTGGGCATTTTGTCATTAATGCCCTGGTGCTGCTATGGGAAGGCCCAGGGCTCCAAGCAGAGTTTGGCTCTAGGCAGGACTGTGGGCTCAGGTGAGAACATTCAAACTGCAACAGCCAGCAGGTATCTCAGGGTGGGGATTACTGCCCAGaagggagctgtgccagggcgaGGCCCCTCTGAGCTGACTCTCTCACCTGCTTGGTGCAGGAGAAGAAGATTTCCTCCTTACCTGGGAGAACATGGACGTGCTGGTGCCCATCCATGTGAGGAGGTAGGTGACCTGTCAGGTCATGGAACAGCTCCACCTGGGCCTTGAGCTCCTGCTTCACCTGTGCAGCAGAAAAGGGTCAGAGCAAGACCTGGCAGAGGCTGAGAGCAGGAGAGTGAtggggctgctggcacctcACTGGGCAGGAGTCAGGatccagctctgggaagcaGGATGTGCTGTGCTTGTACGGGGatgtgcagcactgctgggctaCCCAGAGCCTGCCTTGGGCACAGGGCTCTTTGTGGTATTGCTTATGGGAATGGTGGGGATGTTCTAAATATTATTCTAAATataaatttctgtttaaatggATGCAGTTTTGATCACCTGAACATTTTCATCCTTGCTCATGGGGCAAAACCAGCCACCTCCCTAGAGAATCAAAACTTCTCACAAACTGATGAAAGTCCTGGTACCTACTTAGGACTTTTCTGTCATTTGCTCTTTACTGATCTCTAGGTTCTTTGTAAATACCTGTCCCAATGCCCCTTCTGCCTCCTCAGATAAATAGTTAACAGTGTATACAGGCACTGAATCAGGGAGGAATGGGTTCTCAAAGGCTGCAGAGCCTTTGGCAGAATGAGGCCCAGGACCTAAAGCCGGCTCAAGCTGTACAGGCATGGTTCATCTTTAAGCCTACTCATAGCTGGGATCTGGGAAAGTTCCTCAGCTGTTATGAGCTGGGATAAATGCAGGCTGATTGGAATCAGGAAGGGAAGTTGTACAGCTGTGTGTGGCTTTCTCCTACCTCTGACATATTCAGGAGACCTTTTGATAGAGCTGTTCTgaatcccatttttccatggaaGAATCCATCCTGGTTGAGCAGAGAAGAGTTTGCCTTGAGCACCTCACACACAGGGGAGCCCTCGGAGAGGTTGGCATGCAGGCCTATTGGGATGTTGTATCTGTAAGAGAGGGAAATGTCTCCCAAGCTTTGCACCTCCCTCACTGTGGTGTAAGAGGGGGAGATAAAAGTGTAAGAACCAGACTGATCTTAGAGGTGTTGCAGCACTCACTGGAGTACATGTTTGTatctctgctctgccagaaAGGATGGCAGAGTGACCCCAACCAGAGCAGGGCATCTCCAGGTAACAGCCCTGAGCACCCTCCCCAGGGCCAGCCTGTGAgtgcccccaaaccctgccccacCCTGGCTCACAGCACCAGGCATCTCGGGCTAAATGCTGTAACTGCCCTCCAGGAACTGCAGTCACTGataaccaaccaaaaaaatccagatcTTGCAGCTCTTTCTAAAGTGCTCCATTAGCCCTTACTAAGTATCCCCTTGAGTTGTTCACCCTGTTAAAGATGGTACATTTATGAGACATGTGAGTTTTACTTGATGACTCCTAAAGCTGCCCTTAAGTAGAATCCAGTAATTGTAAATacaaggggctgcagctggaattcctgcagTGGCCAGGCTTCTGTCTAGTGCAGCAATCACTCAGTGAGTGGCAAGGATGAGCTGTacagagcagcatctccctggcacagccagagaAGGATCAGTGCAAGGAGGCCCACAGTGAAGTGTAGAGCCTTGCTAAGGAGCCACAGGGGAATGACTGATTACCCAGTTGCAAGCTGTAagattctaaaaaaaaaaaaaagaacttatGGAGCTGGtgtggctgcagagctccccTCAGGGCTTAGCAGAGTGCTGTGGATTCCCCTACAATGAGAACAGGACTTGTGCGTGCTTGGATTTGTGCTGGGTCTCATTAGCATTTCTGGAAATCCTCAGAATCAGTAGCCAAAATGATGCTTTGAAACTTTTTCCAAGGCAACCCGTGGCCTCTGGCTGACCCAGTCAGGGGATGACAGAAGTGCAATGTTCCATCTGTGCTGCCCAGTCTGAGTCATGGTGCAGAGTGAATTTCAAGACAAGTCTGTGATGCTTTAAACCCTTCTTGGAACTTCTGCATGGAGCTGCTAAAAGTGGGTGTGgtctgtccctggcacagcccttgtagcacaagaagaaaacaaaaacaatctCCATTGAGGCAAAGGGTGCAAAACTGAGACATCTGAAGCTGACTGGTGAGGCACCAGCTCACTGGAGACAGGACTGTGGATGGATTGGACCAAGTCAGAATCATTTAGCTCATTCAGGTACTAAGGCTTTGGCCCTTGAAGGACtgaaagcctttttttcctggtgcagTCAGTTGCTAGATACTACTTCTCAAAGACATAAATGTTAGGAGTCAAATTGTATGCACAGCTCTGTGGAACAAAATTAGTCCATTGTGTGATTAAGGAGCTGGAATGTTTGTTTAATGGAGCAAAACAGCTTGTTGAGGAAAAGATCCTCTCTGGCTTTTCTGATCTGGTGGTTTCTGTGCAGCAGGGCCCGATTGTTTCACTGATGATGAGTGTTGATCACAGCAGGGGCCTGAGCACGTGTGCACACCAACTCCTGGCTGGCACGAGAGGTGGAAGGTGTGTCACTGGGgggacaggctgcagggcagcacaggaggcagctgcagtgcaggggtGCTGTGGCAGGAGGGCTCCCCTCCATCCTGTGACCAGCTGGGCACCCTGCACAAGTCCAAAGGCAGAGGGCAAGCCTGTGGTTTTCTTTTGGCTTTCTTTTAGAAATCCACCCCAGATTCTTTATTCTGTCTCTGGGAAGCTCTTACTGCCTCAGCTGGAGTATTATTTGTACCATAGTCAGTGCtgtttgcaagaaaaaaaggattccTGTGTTACCATGAATCAGCAGATGGACTTTTTCTGTTGAGTACTCTCTTTCTCATGTGTTGTGGGAGGGCAAGAAATGAACAGCTGAGCCTCTCAGTGTTGTCTCCCAGGAGCATCAAATGAACTGCCTCCAATTGTGCAATGCCTCAAATGCTGTGAGGGAGGCTATTTCCAGGAGAAGGCAAGTCCCTCTGACAGGTGTGGGACACCAAGGAGCCACGGGCTGCACTGAGGAAcatgagagcagctcctggccagggctgaacccagccccagagctgggaatgtgcagAATGTGGAAGTGCAGAGAGAGCTGGCCTTGTCCTTGGGTAAGAGGAGACCCTGACTGTAACATTAGACTGTGTTTCAGAGCTTTGCCTAACACCAGCTGAATATCTTAATAGTGTTCTCGTGGAGCCAGTCCTGCTTTGACAGACTGTGCATGCTGAGGTGTCTGGAGAGGAACTGCTTGTGTTTATTGGTCTGGGATAGAGGCACTGAAAGCAAAACTCAAAATGCTGCACATGAGAAACTTGTTCAGAAATGTTCATCTGTGGGAGGTGCACAGAAGAAGGCATGGGAAGGTTGTAAGGATATGGGGAGAAGGACAGATCAGTGGGTACAGCAGAGTTCCACTGCAAGCTCACAGGGAGAAAAAGTCAAGGTGCAGGAATATCCTGAGACCTACTTTTCAGAGCACATATGATTGTTTCTGGTACAGAAATACACTTTGCAGTTGCCCACATCTTTCAAAAGACTGTAAAATAGCTGCTAATTTGTTGGCTGAAATACTGAAGCAGAGACCAGCAGCTCAAGCAGTTTACACAGCATGTGATGCTGCCCTGGGACCAGAGCTCAGCTGTTGTGGGTTTGGCCTCACTCCTCTGCCCAAGCCCTTTCCAGATGGGACAGGGTGAGCCCTGCTGGTCACTGCTGGTCATTAACTGCTAATTGCTCACACAAGATGCAAAATAAAAGGATTGGCATTAGGCTTCAGGCAACAGCTTAGTTTCTGCACACAGCTACCACTGCCGAAACAAAATGATGTGAGGAATCTACTTGGTGTCCCTAAATCCTTTTTGGTGACTTTTAAGTTGCAATGACCCTTCCAGTCTGTTTGGAGGGGCCCCTCTGTGTCTGCAAGtctgtcccagtgccccagggaatgcagagatgaAGCAGGATTTAGCACAGGGGTTCACTTCACTCCTGATAAAGCCACAGGCTACAGGTGTGTGCTCctacagcaggagcagcattaGACTGAGCTGCTTGGGAACCTGTGGAGAAGAGGTTCAGGCCACTGAGCTCAATGCACTAGAGCTGTTTGCACTGAAAGTTGGCTGTTAGCTCTTTAGGCCTCTACTCAGCATTCCTTGTAgaggtggggggaaaaaaggagagactTGTGCAGGAGGAAATATCCTTACAGCAGGTGCGAGAAGGAATTCACCCTGGAAAGACTTCTGAGCCAGCAGGCCCAGTCCAGTTATCAAAGAGAGAGGAAATACAGTCAGTTAAACTGCTTAAACTGCTTCCTTTTCAAGTAGTTGCTTGTTTTGCCACACGAGTGCTCTGGATAAACATCTCTGCTGAGGCAGTGTGCAGCTGCAATCCCTGTTCACTGACCCTGGAGATGGGCACTGCACTGTCACTGTGCTTGGGTCCTGGTCCTGCCTGGCCACACCACAGgacagcagtggctgtgggaaTTATGAGATTTGCCAAGCACTGTTCCAACTGCCTTGCTGAAGGCTGGATGCTCTGGCATAAGCATGGCACTTTACCCTTTCCCTTAATGGGTAAACAGATCCCACCCTCAACAACCTATTGTATAATCCAGGAAACTGCTGATCATCAGGTTTCAGCCCAAGTGTGACCCAAGTCAGAGGCTCATGTAAATATCTGTATCTCATCATCTCACTTCAGTGAAC comes from Molothrus aeneus isolate 106 chromosome 18, BPBGC_Maene_1.0, whole genome shotgun sequence and encodes:
- the YDJC gene encoding carbohydrate deacetylase; its protein translation is MLQVKLIITGDDFGYCPRRNQGIVDCFLAGAVSNVSLLVNGSAAADAAKLARRYNIPIGLHANLSEGSPVCEVLKANSSLLNQDGFFHGKMGFRTALSKGLLNMSEVKQELKAQVELFHDLTGHLPPHMDGHQHVHVLPEVRNVFAEVLEEYGIKYTRVPIEPGLHNCDWIPPSLMDFYLGVEEDSFNTVDVFAKHGIRWADIYIGLSTMGRNMSVSSIQSAIDSAVLQLPARAPRSGTVTIELMVHPGYPSVPPVGGCGEGPDDFSQSWERLHELQTLIKPELQSHYKSRNIQLCSFKDL